The following proteins are encoded in a genomic region of Rhodoferax aquaticus:
- a CDS encoding LuxR C-terminal-related transcriptional regulator: protein MELDYQLAFKLAPVGLVLSRNRAIMDCNQRLCDMFGASHEQLVGQSFQILYPSAAEFERAGERIYPILNRSGSYADDRLMKRLDGRCKGEIFWCHVTGAALKRDTPHEAGIWTFEDLSAHRPVKAELTAREREVCAYLIQGLTSKQIGKTLTISHRTVEIYRARLMRKYQATTTADLVHKLVAG from the coding sequence ATGGAACTTGATTACCAACTTGCTTTCAAGCTTGCGCCCGTGGGCTTGGTGCTCTCGCGCAACCGCGCCATCATGGACTGCAACCAACGCCTGTGCGATATGTTTGGCGCAAGCCACGAGCAACTGGTGGGCCAATCGTTCCAAATCTTGTACCCCAGCGCTGCTGAATTTGAGCGCGCGGGTGAGCGCATCTACCCCATCCTGAACCGCAGTGGAAGCTACGCCGATGACCGCCTGATGAAGCGCCTAGACGGCCGCTGCAAGGGTGAGATTTTTTGGTGCCACGTCACCGGTGCAGCGCTCAAGCGCGACACGCCCCACGAGGCTGGAATCTGGACCTTTGAAGACCTCAGCGCCCACCGTCCCGTAAAAGCAGAGCTCACCGCGCGCGAGCGCGAAGTCTGTGCCTATTTGATCCAAGGCCTCACCTCCAAACAAATTGGCAAGACTCTGACAATTAGCCACCGCACGGTAGAAATTTACCGCGCCAGGCTGATGCGCAAATACCAGGCGACCACCACGGCAGACTTGGTGCACAAGCTGGTCGCTGGGTAA
- a CDS encoding DMT family transporter, producing the protein MTSLVLTQPRHLQRLSDIALLLVAVVWGTSYGVAKGALAFYPVLGFLAVRFSLTFLLLSPALWAATPRQRQHALIAGLPLGGMMLAIFLCETYGVAHTQASNAAFLISLCVVFTPFVEWWMLGRKPAPAIFVFAAVSLVGAGLLSGGLESQFGYGDALMLCAAMLRAVGVCQTSKWTQGRDAPALALTAVQSGVIAVGCLALGLASQEGLPALPSSPAFWQMVAYLVIGCTVFAFFAQNWALKHSSPSRVTLLTSSEPAFGALFAVLWLGESLSFTAWVGGGLIVASALWVCACRAD; encoded by the coding sequence CGTTTGGGGCACCAGCTATGGCGTGGCCAAGGGTGCTTTGGCCTTTTATCCCGTGCTGGGCTTCTTGGCGGTGCGGTTTTCGCTGACGTTTTTGCTTCTGAGTCCTGCCCTGTGGGCCGCCACGCCGCGCCAACGGCAGCATGCCCTGATTGCAGGCCTGCCCTTGGGCGGCATGATGCTGGCCATTTTTTTGTGTGAAACCTATGGGGTGGCCCACACACAGGCCAGCAATGCCGCCTTCTTGATCAGCTTGTGCGTGGTCTTTACGCCGTTTGTCGAGTGGTGGATGCTGGGGCGCAAGCCGGCCCCGGCCATCTTTGTGTTTGCGGCGGTGTCGCTGGTAGGCGCTGGTTTGCTCAGTGGTGGCTTGGAGTCCCAGTTTGGCTATGGGGATGCATTGATGCTCTGTGCCGCCATGTTGCGCGCAGTCGGTGTGTGCCAAACCAGCAAGTGGACCCAGGGGCGTGACGCACCGGCTTTGGCACTGACGGCGGTGCAGTCGGGGGTGATAGCCGTGGGTTGTTTGGCCTTGGGCCTGGCGAGTCAGGAGGGCCTGCCAGCACTGCCGAGCAGCCCCGCGTTTTGGCAAATGGTGGCTTACCTGGTGATCGGCTGTACCGTATTTGCTTTTTTTGCCCAAAACTGGGCGCTTAAGCACTCTTCACCCAGCCGCGTGACGTTGCTGACCAGCAGCGAGCCTGCGTTTGGCGCCTTGTTTGCGGTGCTGTGGTTGGGGGAGTCTTTGAGCTTTACCGCGTGGGTTGGCGGTGGCTTGATCGTTGCGTCCGCCTTATGGGTGTGCGCCTGCAGGGCTGACTAA